In Caretta caretta isolate rCarCar2 chromosome 11, rCarCar1.hap1, whole genome shotgun sequence, the sequence GGATCTTGAATCTATTTGCTGAAGACAACTTTTCTGATCCATAAGTGACATACAGTGAGAACAAGCTGGATTCTGGAATTTTTTTAATGCATCAACCATGTTGGTAGCATACTATATGTGCCTACATAGGCAGAGAGAAGCTTCACAGTGAACAGGGGTCATTTCTGTGCAGCTGTATGTTCTCTTCTTTATGTTCCCATTACAAAACAAAGGGACAAATGATTTCCTCACCATCAgaatggctatagaaaagtattCCCCCGCATATAAAAAATTTATAGTTACCTACCGGAAATACCGTGAATCCAAGGTAATACTCTATGAGAATACAGCCTATGCTCCAAACATCACAAGGTTGTGACCATCCCAgggctgtcaaaaaaaaaaaaaaaaaaaaatttgcaagaTTCATatccatttgggggggggggggggggggtgttgggaagCAATACCCTTTAAGTGATATTAAGCAGTTAACCTACTCCCAAGTGGTGATGTAGACAGATTAGTAAATTAAACGACTGATATCCATTATACTATGAGGGCAACTGAAAGCAGAGTTCTCTTGCTAGCAAGTAAATGGCCTAGGGCATAGAAATCCAGTATAAGTTTGCCAAAATGTTAACTATCCTCTGAAGCAACACCAGCTCTAGAAAAAGTAGACTTGGTCTGAAAATGCAAACTGACCTCAAAAAATGCTGCGTATCAGAATGACTACTTAGGGCAATAATGTAACAAAAAGGTGCTTCAGAATTAACAAGCACTGCAGACAAgagtagaaattactaaaaatacAGTTTTTCTAAATAAGCTGGTTTGAAGTTAAAGTGTTTTCTGACCTAAAATAACTTCAGGAGCTCTGTAATGTCTTGTAGACACTAGAGTACTGTGATGTTCGTCATCATATGTTGCACTTCCAAAGTCCACAATTTTGATGTCTGGATTTTTTAGTGTGCGTTCATCACgtttctaaaaatgaaatatacagCATTAAATGTATGAACAGAATAAGCCCCAGAGATATGTTGTAGTGAGAACAATTTGAAACTACAGATTTACCAGTTTGGGGTTATACTCTTCTACATAGTCAGActtcacaaataaaatattttcaggcTTCAGATCTGTATGAGTCAATTTGTTCAAGTGTAAAACTGcaagagaaaatgaaaattagCAAGCTATTTAAAGAATAATTTCAACaactgaaaaatattaaacataCTTACAGTTTACAGATTTGCAAATCTGATATGCCATCTTCCTAATGTGGTCAAGCCGAAATGGCAAAAAACTGTTCTCTTTAATAAAGTCGTAGGTACTGAGTCCCAGTAGTTCAAAAACAATGCAAACATGACCGTGATGTTCAAACCATTCCAACATCTGTACACAGCGACTGTAAACAAAAATACCCGGTAAAATGTACTCTAATACAGCAGATATGCTATGTCAAGTGTTTACATAAAATGGCTGTATCAGCAGGCATATCAGTACTTGACCTGAACAGAGAGTATGCAGTTATTATCCCAATATATAGTAAGATTTTCCTGTTTGAATGTATTGTTCTAGCTTAACTGGGAGCTAGAAAAATTAAAGGGAAGGCAACACAACAATTACAGATAAGCAATCTCCCAGCTGACATCAGGGACAACCACAAGCCAACTGCACACTTCCAAGCTCCACTTCAAAGTGAcacagcccagtggttctcaaccagcagtCCGGGACCTCCTGGGGTTGGGGGCaccgccaagcagggctggcattaaacTTGTTGGGGATCAAAGGCTGAAAGCCGAAGCCCCAAAACATGGGGCTGAAGACTGGTGACCCAAGCcccgccacccggggctgaagccgaagcctgagcaacttagatTTGCAGGGTCCCCTAGgaaactgccctgcttgctaccccataatgctggccctggctcttatatgcagaaaaacaatagTTGtaggctgtggagtttttatagcatgggctTAGACAAATgctggctcagaaagaaaaagtttgagaacccctgacagcCATTTTACCATGATGGGAGATTTGAgatcaaaagtttaaaaaaagcctttcaAGGAAAGGTGGAGAAGAGAGCACTGTGCAAGCTGCCTAAGGCTCTCCAGCATGGTGGTGCCTGAGAGATCTGACAGAGCCATGCTGACAGAGAGATTTTGTAAAGAAtctatacagagaacatgaaacaatgggtgttaccatacacactgtaacaagagtgatcaagtaaggtgagctattaccagccggagaggggaaaaaaaccttttgtagtgataataaaggtggaccatttccagcagttctcAAGAACATGTgagaaacggggggggggggggggggggttggttaaaaaggggaaatagttttactttgtgtaatgacacatccactcccagtctttattcaagcttaagttaatggtgtccagctt encodes:
- the CLK1 gene encoding dual specificity protein kinase CLK1 isoform X2 produces the protein MLEWFEHHGHVCIVFELLGLSTYDFIKENSFLPFRLDHIRKMAYQICKSVNFLHLNKLTHTDLKPENILFVKSDYVEEYNPKLKRDERTLKNPDIKIVDFGSATYDDEHHSTLVSTRHYRAPEVILALGWSQPCDVWSIGCILIEYYLGFTVFPTHDSKEHLAMMERILGPLPIHMIEKTRKRKYFHHNQLDWDEHSSAGRYVSRRCKPLKEFMLCQDLDHENLFDLIQKMLEYDPAKRITLDEALTHPFFSALKQESLYL